From the genome of Scytonema hofmannii PCC 7110, one region includes:
- a CDS encoding alpha/beta fold hydrolase, which yields MSTNVLSASINSEFGGVVQEFTWPWENQQICVVYESLGTGSPLLLLPAFSTVSMRSEMGEIGKLLSPYFQVTVVDWPGFGQSSRLPVDYQPALYQQFLYDFVTSVFNQPITIIAAGHSTAYVLQVANKIPTAFSRIVLVAPTWRGPLPTMGVNSQVAGIFRGMVRSPILGQLLYKLNTVPSFLSLMYRRHVYVDEAKLTPSFIQYKWNNTQQPGARFAPAAFVTGNLDAVNNQDDFLALAKNLSVPLMVVIGESSPSKSRAEMDALAGLPGVQSTVLPGSLGMHEEYPSAIVEAIGDFLRNV from the coding sequence ATGTCAACTAATGTATTATCCGCGTCTATTAATAGTGAGTTTGGTGGAGTTGTTCAAGAATTTACCTGGCCGTGGGAAAACCAACAAATTTGTGTTGTCTATGAAAGTTTGGGTACTGGTTCTCCACTCCTACTACTTCCAGCTTTTAGCACTGTTTCCATGCGATCGGAAATGGGCGAAATCGGCAAGCTGCTATCTCCCTACTTTCAAGTGACTGTTGTAGATTGGCCTGGTTTTGGTCAATCTTCACGGCTTCCAGTTGATTACCAACCCGCTTTATATCAGCAATTTTTATACGATTTTGTTACCTCTGTATTTAATCAGCCAATCACTATTATTGCCGCCGGTCACAGTACCGCTTATGTTCTCCAAGTTGCCAACAAAATACCAACTGCATTTTCACGGATTGTCTTGGTTGCTCCAACTTGGCGCGGTCCCTTACCTACCATGGGTGTCAATAGCCAGGTCGCTGGAATTTTCAGAGGAATGGTACGTTCTCCTATTTTGGGACAACTTCTTTATAAGCTCAATACTGTTCCATCTTTCCTCAGTTTGATGTATCGTCGTCATGTTTATGTTGATGAAGCAAAACTTACACCAAGCTTCATTCAGTACAAATGGAACAATACTCAACAACCAGGAGCAAGATTTGCACCTGCTGCATTTGTGACTGGTAATCTCGACGCAGTCAATAATCAAGATGATTTTTTGGCGCTGGCTAAGAATTTATCTGTTCCTTTGATGGTTGTTATTGGAGAATCCAGCCCATCTAAATCCCGTGCTGAAATGGATGCTTTGGCTGGGTTACCGGGAGTGCAATCAACTGTTTTGCCCGGTTCTCTGGGAATGCATGAGGAATATCCATCTGCTATTGTGGAAGCAATTGGAGATTTTTTGCGTAACGTTTAA
- a CDS encoding CobW family GTP-binding protein, whose translation MVADAITDSVPVTVLTGYLGAGKTTLLNRILTYEHGKKVAVIVNEFGEVGIDNQLVIDADEEIFEMNNGCICCTVRGDLIRIIGNLMKRRNQFDHLVIETTGIADPAPVIQTFFVDEDMREKLNLDAVVTVVDAKHIWQHWDANEAQEQIAFADVILLNKVDLVSPEQLEELEKRIRGMNAMAKIYRTQNSEVSMDALLGVKAFDLDRALEIDPNFLGEDAHEHDESVYSIALVEKGALDGDKLNNWLGELLRTQGQDIFRMKGILNIAGEDSRFVFQGVHMLFEGKPDRLWKPGETRKNELVFIGRNLDEAQLKQDFLACKA comes from the coding sequence ATGGTAGCTGACGCAATAACAGATTCAGTTCCCGTTACAGTTCTGACTGGCTATTTAGGAGCAGGTAAAACAACACTTCTCAATCGCATCCTGACTTACGAACATGGTAAAAAAGTAGCCGTGATCGTCAACGAATTTGGAGAAGTGGGCATTGATAACCAACTGGTTATTGATGCAGATGAAGAAATTTTTGAAATGAACAACGGTTGCATCTGTTGTACGGTGCGCGGCGATTTGATTCGCATCATCGGTAACTTGATGAAACGCCGCAATCAATTTGACCACTTGGTCATTGAAACTACTGGGATTGCCGATCCTGCACCAGTCATTCAGACATTCTTTGTCGATGAGGATATGCGGGAAAAGCTCAATTTGGATGCTGTAGTAACGGTGGTAGACGCCAAGCATATTTGGCAACACTGGGATGCGAATGAAGCACAAGAGCAAATTGCCTTTGCTGACGTGATTTTATTAAATAAAGTCGATTTGGTATCACCAGAACAGCTTGAGGAACTAGAAAAGCGGATTCGGGGGATGAATGCTATGGCAAAAATTTACCGAACCCAAAATTCAGAGGTATCGATGGATGCTTTGTTAGGGGTAAAAGCCTTCGATCTCGATCGCGCTTTAGAAATTGACCCAAATTTCTTAGGTGAAGATGCTCACGAGCATGATGAGAGTGTATACTCCATAGCTTTAGTGGAAAAAGGCGCACTCGATGGAGATAAGTTAAATAATTGGTTGGGAGAGTTACTGCGTACCCAAGGACAGGATATCTTCAGAATGAAAGGCATTTTAAACATTGCTGGTGAAGATAGCCGCTTTGTATTCCAAGGGGTACATATGCTGTTTGAAGGCAAACCAGATCGTCTTTGGAAACCGGGCGAAACTCGGAAAAACGAACTCGTCTTTATTGGGCGTAACCTTGATGAAGCCCAACTGAAGCAGGACTTTCTTGCTTGTAAAGCGTAA
- a CDS encoding ATP-binding protein: MTFPSVQDNSFIVDRESLLRRITYRIRRSLNLQEILSVTVAELSSFLKTDRIKIYKFHPDGSGQVIAEYIREQRLPSLYGLNFPVDDIPLSARELFIKAQVRVVVDVDSCQLGQSILRDPETGEFVYEDLRFRPVDPCHNEYLTAMGVKTSLVLPILHHDQLWGLLVSHHAESRMFSEYELMVVQLVTDQLCVAIAQSILLAEAQEKAQREAVINRVAMLLHSQSAIELQAALEETVAAFGGSGGRLCFRSEALELEKNSAKSFAESLATKREAIRLYTCGSQPVTHKVTKYQMLEEYHIWYEHFKSNNYQAWAISDLHLISSLRNLQPLFESTKIRSLLIVPLSYRQQEVGYLSIFRNEFETDILWAGQFDPDERQLYPRQSFAVWRQSDRLQIQQWKTVEIELAQTLATHFATAIQQYEMCHSLETLNANLEQQVTERTAKLQLAAEQLAQALHELQATQTQLIQHEKMSSLGQLVAGIAHEINNPVNFIYGNFIHIEEYVYDLLRLLELYQNQFPHSDLKLRELAEDIDLDFIAQDLPKTLSSMKMGTDRIRQIVLSLRNFSRLDQAEIKPVDIHEGIDSTLLILQYRLKGKSNRYPIEVIKEYGKLPLVECYAGQLNQVFMNILVNAIDALEEKYSEWDTRQEKNQLLSIPKIRISTETLENHVRICIVDNGPGISESIKNRLFDPFFTTKTVGKGTGLGLSISYHIVVEKHQGKLECYSNPTQGTEFIIVIPQRQTL; encoded by the coding sequence ATGACTTTTCCATCTGTACAAGACAACTCTTTCATTGTAGATAGAGAAAGTTTGCTGCGCCGCATCACTTATCGAATTCGACGATCACTAAATCTTCAAGAAATCCTTAGCGTTACGGTAGCAGAACTCAGTTCTTTTTTGAAGACTGATAGAATAAAGATTTATAAATTTCATCCGGATGGTAGCGGACAGGTGATAGCGGAATATATCCGCGAGCAACGTTTGCCATCTCTTTATGGATTAAATTTTCCTGTAGATGATATTCCTCTCTCAGCTCGCGAACTGTTTATTAAGGCTCAAGTGCGAGTAGTGGTAGATGTTGATTCTTGCCAACTCGGTCAAAGTATCTTGAGAGATCCAGAAACTGGAGAGTTTGTGTATGAGGACTTGCGTTTCCGACCAGTCGATCCTTGTCATAACGAGTATCTGACAGCAATGGGAGTCAAAACTTCCTTAGTTTTACCCATCCTGCATCACGACCAACTTTGGGGACTATTGGTGTCTCACCATGCTGAATCGCGGATGTTTTCAGAATACGAACTCATGGTGGTTCAATTAGTCACAGATCAGCTTTGTGTTGCGATCGCTCAATCTATTTTACTTGCTGAGGCTCAAGAAAAAGCTCAACGTGAAGCTGTTATCAATCGCGTTGCCATGCTACTCCATTCCCAGTCTGCTATAGAATTACAAGCAGCATTAGAAGAAACTGTTGCCGCATTTGGAGGGTCTGGTGGTCGATTGTGCTTTAGATCGGAAGCGTTAGAACTTGAGAAGAATTCTGCCAAAAGTTTTGCTGAGTCGCTAGCAACAAAAAGAGAAGCTATCCGACTTTATACTTGTGGATCTCAACCCGTGACACACAAAGTCACTAAATATCAAATGTTGGAGGAGTACCACATCTGGTACGAACATTTTAAATCCAATAATTATCAAGCTTGGGCAATTTCAGACCTTCATCTTATTTCTAGCTTACGTAATCTACAGCCATTGTTTGAGTCAACAAAAATTCGCAGTCTTTTAATAGTGCCGCTTTCGTACCGCCAACAAGAAGTTGGATATCTCAGCATTTTCCGCAACGAATTTGAAACTGATATTCTATGGGCAGGACAGTTCGATCCTGATGAGAGGCAACTTTACCCTCGGCAGTCATTTGCTGTTTGGAGACAATCCGATAGACTGCAAATTCAACAGTGGAAAACTGTTGAGATTGAACTCGCTCAGACACTAGCGACTCACTTTGCTACTGCTATTCAGCAATATGAAATGTGCCACTCACTTGAAACGCTCAATGCCAATTTAGAACAACAAGTCACAGAACGCACGGCTAAACTACAACTAGCTGCGGAACAGTTAGCTCAAGCACTTCATGAGTTACAAGCTACACAAACCCAACTTATCCAACACGAGAAAATGTCTAGTCTGGGACAACTCGTTGCAGGGATAGCGCATGAAATTAATAACCCAGTGAACTTTATTTATGGAAATTTCATTCATATTGAAGAATATGTATACGATCTACTGAGATTACTGGAACTCTATCAGAACCAATTTCCCCATTCAGATTTAAAACTTCGCGAGTTAGCAGAAGACATAGATTTGGATTTTATTGCTCAAGATTTACCAAAAACCCTATCTTCCATGAAGATGGGAACCGATCGCATTCGGCAAATTGTTTTGTCTTTACGGAATTTTTCCAGGCTCGACCAAGCAGAAATCAAACCCGTTGATATTCATGAAGGAATTGATAGTACTTTATTAATTTTGCAATATCGATTGAAAGGCAAATCAAATAGATACCCTATTGAAGTTATCAAAGAATATGGCAAGTTACCTTTAGTTGAGTGCTATGCAGGACAATTGAATCAAGTGTTCATGAATATTTTGGTCAATGCTATTGATGCTCTTGAGGAGAAGTATAGCGAGTGGGACACCAGACAGGAGAAAAATCAGCTATTATCAATTCCCAAAATTCGTATTTCTACTGAAACGTTGGAAAATCATGTTAGAATTTGTATTGTTGACAACGGACCAGGAATCAGCGAATCTATCAAAAATCGTTTGTTCGATCCCTTTTTTACCACTAAAACTGTCGGCAAAGGTACAGGGTTAGGGCTATCTATCAGTTACCATATTGTTGTTGAAAAGCATCAAGGCAAACTTGAGTGCTATTCTAACCCCACTCAGGGTACAGAATTTATAATTGTGATTCCACAACGGCAAACCTTATGA
- a CDS encoding WD40/YVTN/BNR-like repeat-containing protein, with protein sequence MHRISCFLTVEGREEWYTPWGGPPDVRSMAVSQSGELYVNVHVGGILRSNDQGQSWQPTIDFHADVHEVQTVPDHPDLVLAATAEGLAMSQDRGNSWSFDRTNLHAAYSRAIGVCKETILMTSSTGPRTNKAAIYRRPLKVPGTFEKCDRGLPEWFSDNINTGTLATSGNIAAFGTRDGQIFLSNDAGLTWKQIAKDLASIQCFSVG encoded by the coding sequence ATGCATCGCATCAGTTGCTTCCTTACGGTTGAAGGACGGGAAGAGTGGTATACGCCGTGGGGTGGGCCTCCCGATGTGCGATCGATGGCAGTGAGTCAATCCGGTGAACTCTATGTAAACGTGCATGTCGGAGGTATTTTACGCTCCAACGACCAGGGACAGTCTTGGCAACCTACCATTGACTTTCATGCAGATGTTCACGAAGTACAAACCGTTCCAGATCATCCCGATCTCGTACTAGCAGCTACGGCTGAGGGATTAGCGATGAGTCAAGATAGAGGAAATTCTTGGAGCTTTGATCGCACAAATCTCCATGCTGCTTATTCACGAGCCATAGGGGTGTGCAAAGAGACTATCTTGATGACTTCTTCTACAGGTCCCCGTACTAACAAAGCAGCTATCTACCGCCGTCCACTCAAAGTGCCAGGAACGTTTGAGAAATGCGATCGAGGTCTACCAGAGTGGTTTTCAGACAATATCAACACAGGAACCCTTGCCACTTCAGGGAATATCGCTGCGTTTGGGACGAGAGATGGTCAGATTTTCCTCTCAAACGATGCTGGATTGACATGGAAGCAGATTGCCAAAGATTTAGCTTCAATTCAATGTTTTTCCGTTGGTTAA
- the psbA gene encoding photosystem II q(b) protein, with protein sequence MNEIMQQTRELAIFKRWEYFCNWITSVDNRIYIGWFGVLMIPTLLAAAICFILAFTVAPPVDMDGIREPIAGSILGGNNIITAAVIPTSAAVGLHFYPLWEAGNIDEWLYNGGSYQLIVLHFLIVVWCYLGRMWELSYRLGMRSWVPVAFSAPAAAATAIFLIYPIGQGSFSEGMPLGITGTFHFMLAFQAEHNILMHPFHMLGVAGVFGGSLLSALHGSLVTSSLIRETSEAESANAGYKFGQETETYNLFASHAAFFGRLTFRSLALNSKRDIHIYLTLLPTIGIWFAALGVSTMAFNLNGFNFNQSVLDRVGHVIPTSADLINRANLGIQAMHSPNSHNFPLLLARE encoded by the coding sequence ATGAACGAAATAATGCAACAGACTCGTGAACTAGCGATATTCAAGCGCTGGGAGTACTTTTGTAACTGGATTACCAGCGTAGATAATCGAATTTATATCGGCTGGTTTGGGGTACTGATGATTCCTACCCTCTTGGCAGCTGCTATTTGTTTCATCCTTGCCTTTACTGTCGCACCTCCTGTAGATATGGATGGAATTCGGGAACCAATTGCAGGCTCAATCTTAGGTGGTAACAACATCATCACAGCAGCTGTGATACCTACCTCTGCTGCGGTTGGACTGCATTTCTATCCGCTTTGGGAAGCCGGGAATATTGATGAATGGCTTTATAACGGTGGTTCTTACCAGTTAATTGTGTTACATTTTCTGATTGTTGTTTGGTGCTATCTAGGGCGGATGTGGGAGCTCAGTTATCGACTAGGAATGCGTTCTTGGGTTCCTGTTGCTTTTTCTGCTCCTGCTGCGGCTGCAACTGCCATTTTTCTCATCTATCCCATTGGTCAAGGTAGTTTTTCAGAGGGAATGCCGTTAGGAATTACTGGTACTTTCCACTTTATGCTTGCTTTCCAAGCTGAACACAATATCCTGATGCATCCTTTTCATATGTTGGGTGTTGCTGGTGTCTTTGGTGGTTCTTTGCTAAGTGCGTTACATGGTTCTCTTGTGACATCAAGTTTGATACGAGAGACAAGCGAAGCTGAATCTGCCAATGCTGGATACAAGTTTGGTCAAGAAACAGAAACTTACAACCTATTTGCCAGTCATGCTGCTTTCTTTGGACGTTTAACTTTTCGTAGCTTGGCTCTGAATAGTAAGCGTGATATCCACATTTACTTGACTCTGCTACCAACTATTGGAATTTGGTTTGCAGCACTAGGTGTGAGTACGATGGCGTTTAACTTGAATGGATTCAATTTTAATCAATCAGTTTTGGATAGAGTTGGTCATGTTATTCCTACGAGTGCAGATTTAATCAATCGCGCTAACTTAGGAATTCAGGCAATGCATTCACCGAATTCTCACAATTTTCCTTTGCTTCTTGCTAGGGAGTAG
- the psaK gene encoding photosystem I reaction center subunit PsaK translates to MLTSTLLATFATTPLVWSPTVGLIMIISNIAAIAFGKSSIKYPNADPQLPSSNFFGGFGVPGLLATTAFGHILGAGIILGLHNLGRL, encoded by the coding sequence GTGTTGACATCTACTTTACTAGCCACTTTTGCTACAACACCTTTGGTATGGAGTCCCACTGTTGGGTTAATCATGATTATCAGCAACATCGCTGCGATCGCCTTTGGTAAATCCAGCATTAAGTACCCCAATGCAGATCCCCAACTACCTTCATCCAATTTCTTTGGTGGTTTTGGTGTACCAGGTCTGTTAGCAACAACTGCCTTTGGTCATATCTTAGGTGCTGGTATTATCTTAGGATTGCACAATCTTGGTAGGCTCTAG
- a CDS encoding SufE family protein, which yields MSSTLDSLPPNLAKIVQRFQRSSDQKRRYEQLIWYGQKLSELPESDKIAENKVPGCVSQVYVTAKLEDGKVVFQGDSDSQLTKGLVGLLIEGLHGLTPNEIVQLTPDFIQETGLNVSLTPSRANGFYNIFKTMQKKALVVSANG from the coding sequence ATGTCCTCGACTCTCGATTCCTTACCGCCCAATCTTGCTAAAATCGTGCAGCGCTTTCAAAGGTCTTCTGACCAAAAGCGACGTTACGAACAGCTCATTTGGTATGGTCAGAAACTGAGTGAACTTCCAGAATCTGATAAGATAGCGGAAAACAAAGTCCCTGGATGCGTTTCTCAAGTGTATGTCACAGCTAAACTAGAAGACGGGAAAGTTGTATTCCAAGGTGATTCAGATTCTCAATTAACCAAAGGGTTAGTAGGGCTTTTAATTGAAGGTTTACATGGTCTGACTCCCAATGAAATTGTGCAACTGACTCCAGATTTTATTCAAGAAACGGGTTTAAATGTTAGCCTGACACCTTCTCGTGCTAACGGATTTTACAATATTTTTAAAACAATGCAAAAAAAAGCATTGGTAGTGTCAGCTAATGGCTAA
- a CDS encoding WD40 repeat domain-containing protein translates to MNTSLKSKDFEEQYSGTLADYVTAIAWSPQGTFFAVASAAGEVVLWEDEDLTTLQTEQGESVDCVAFSKDGQFLAVGGQDGKVRIWQDKKLIATLENAPAWVDRLAWSPTNHLLAFSLGRYAQVWDADTREVTVTLNFENSSVLGIDWRCDGNYLAISGDRGVKVWDCQNWHDEPHILEIPSASLTMGWSSNGKFLASGNMDRTITVVESQLLISGNSPEPWIMRGFPGKIRQLAWSDISTSEAPLLACSSVDGIVVWEKQADSTGWEARVLTNHVDIVQAIAFAPNSFRLASAGADGWICLWKNAQQLSEILTGASSEFSCLAWHPQGKQLAAGGKYGELLVWSKTSRGKGFG, encoded by the coding sequence ATGAACACCTCCTTAAAATCCAAGGATTTTGAAGAACAATATTCCGGGACACTTGCAGATTACGTGACAGCGATCGCATGGTCTCCGCAAGGTACATTTTTCGCCGTCGCCTCAGCAGCAGGGGAAGTTGTCTTGTGGGAAGATGAGGACTTAACAACTTTGCAAACCGAACAAGGTGAATCAGTAGATTGTGTCGCCTTTTCTAAGGATGGGCAATTTTTAGCTGTTGGGGGACAAGATGGCAAGGTCAGGATTTGGCAAGACAAAAAACTCATCGCTACTTTAGAAAATGCTCCTGCTTGGGTGGATAGACTTGCTTGGAGTCCTACCAACCATCTATTAGCTTTCAGCTTGGGACGTTACGCGCAAGTGTGGGATGCTGACACTCGCGAGGTAACCGTTACACTCAATTTTGAGAATTCCTCAGTATTAGGTATCGATTGGCGCTGTGATGGAAACTATCTGGCTATTAGTGGCGATCGCGGTGTCAAAGTCTGGGATTGTCAAAACTGGCATGACGAACCACACATCCTAGAAATTCCATCTGCTAGCTTAACTATGGGATGGTCATCCAATGGCAAATTTCTTGCCTCTGGTAATATGGATCGCACCATCACTGTTGTAGAATCCCAACTATTAATATCAGGTAACAGCCCTGAACCTTGGATTATGCGGGGCTTTCCTGGTAAAATTCGTCAACTTGCATGGTCGGACATTAGCACATCAGAAGCGCCTCTGTTGGCATGCTCTAGCGTTGACGGTATAGTTGTTTGGGAAAAGCAAGCTGATTCTACTGGTTGGGAAGCAAGAGTTTTAACTAATCATGTCGATATTGTGCAAGCTATTGCCTTCGCACCCAATAGCTTTCGACTAGCTTCAGCTGGTGCTGATGGATGGATTTGTCTTTGGAAAAATGCCCAGCAACTCTCGGAAATTCTCACAGGCGCATCATCTGAGTTTTCTTGTTTAGCATGGCATCCGCAAGGTAAGCAATTAGCTGCGGGTGGTAAGTATGGTGAATTGCTTGTTTGGTCAAAAACTTCTCGCGGTAAAGGATTTGGTTAG